The Actinopolyspora erythraea genome has a segment encoding these proteins:
- a CDS encoding UvrD-helicase domain-containing protein, whose protein sequence is MARLGIDKDFLHEFAKLEKQVQERVSQTLTKFGQVSHAGAHLEKIANARDSRFRSIRISDFWRGIVLAPDSGDSYTLLTVLPHDEAYAWAKRRSASVNAATGRIEIRDVAAVEDSLPGLSRLAETAPSRLFDHVKDSQLQQLGIDEQTLAFARALTDSAQLDAAKSFLPGNQWDVLFGLAAGYTPEQVWAELAAEISDTGFDPDDLDAAVERSSDRVVLVDGPEELMAVFRHPLATWRIYLHPVQRSAVEASYNGPARVTGGPGTGKTVVTMHRAHQLAVNGSGPVLMTTFTATLAESLGKGVELLVEDPEVRERIHVHHVDQFANRVFREHHEPPTILSTGEQRQLWQSIVTELDVPFSANFLAEEWRQVVLAQRVGSAEQYLGAKRDGRGRGLGSRQRAQVWQTIWEFESALRRRGVWTHETICVEATRLLEQRTEKPYRYVVVDEAQDLSPVQWRLLRAAAPERPDDIFLAGDTHQRIYNNRVSLREVGIRVTGRSSRLNVNYRTTAEILAWSLGLLRGETIDDMDEGLEAIAGCRSEVRGRYPWVRGFPTRTAELEQLVTTLREWIDTGIAPGEIGVAVRSNKLVETVVAELGRTGIPSVKLLGGTTDEEEAVAVGTMHRMKGLEFRCLAVVGVTEHHVPPASAITPVEEDASAHRRDTQRERCLLFVACTRAREQLAVSWHGGKSPFLPTQD, encoded by the coding sequence TTGGCTCGACTCGGTATCGACAAGGACTTCCTGCACGAGTTCGCCAAGCTCGAAAAGCAGGTTCAGGAACGGGTGAGCCAAACCCTGACGAAATTCGGTCAGGTCAGCCACGCCGGAGCGCACCTGGAAAAGATCGCCAACGCGCGCGACTCCCGGTTCCGCTCCATCCGGATCAGCGACTTCTGGCGCGGGATCGTGCTCGCACCGGACTCGGGCGACAGCTACACGCTGCTCACCGTGCTGCCGCACGACGAGGCCTATGCCTGGGCGAAACGGCGCAGTGCCTCGGTCAACGCCGCCACCGGACGGATCGAGATCCGCGACGTCGCGGCGGTAGAGGACAGTCTGCCCGGGTTGTCCAGACTGGCCGAGACCGCACCCAGCCGCCTGTTCGACCACGTCAAGGACTCCCAACTGCAACAGCTGGGCATCGACGAGCAGACCCTGGCCTTCGCCAGGGCACTGACGGATTCGGCGCAGCTCGACGCGGCCAAGTCCTTCCTGCCGGGAAACCAGTGGGACGTGCTGTTCGGACTGGCCGCCGGTTACACCCCCGAACAGGTGTGGGCCGAACTCGCCGCCGAGATCAGTGACACCGGCTTCGATCCGGACGACCTGGACGCGGCCGTGGAACGCAGCTCCGATCGTGTCGTGCTCGTCGACGGTCCTGAAGAGCTCATGGCGGTCTTCCGGCACCCGCTGGCGACGTGGCGGATCTACCTGCACCCGGTGCAGCGCTCGGCGGTGGAGGCCTCCTACAACGGTCCCGCGCGCGTCACCGGAGGCCCCGGCACCGGCAAGACCGTGGTGACGATGCACCGCGCTCACCAGCTCGCGGTGAACGGATCGGGACCGGTCCTGATGACCACCTTCACCGCGACCCTGGCCGAGTCACTCGGCAAGGGAGTGGAACTGCTCGTGGAAGATCCCGAGGTGCGCGAGCGCATCCACGTGCACCACGTGGACCAGTTCGCCAACCGCGTCTTCCGCGAACACCACGAACCACCCACGATCCTGAGTACGGGCGAACAACGGCAGCTGTGGCAGTCGATCGTCACCGAGTTGGACGTGCCGTTCTCGGCGAACTTCCTGGCGGAGGAGTGGCGGCAGGTTGTGCTCGCACAGCGGGTCGGCAGCGCCGAGCAGTACCTCGGCGCGAAACGCGACGGACGAGGGCGCGGCCTCGGCAGCCGTCAGCGAGCCCAGGTCTGGCAGACGATCTGGGAGTTCGAGAGTGCACTGCGGCGGCGGGGGGTCTGGACCCACGAGACGATCTGCGTCGAGGCCACCAGGCTGCTCGAACAGCGAACCGAGAAGCCATACCGGTACGTCGTGGTCGACGAGGCCCAGGACCTCAGCCCGGTTCAGTGGAGGTTGCTGCGCGCCGCCGCGCCCGAACGGCCGGACGACATCTTCCTGGCGGGCGACACGCACCAGCGCATCTACAACAACCGCGTGAGCCTGCGTGAGGTGGGCATCCGGGTGACAGGGCGGTCGAGTCGGTTGAACGTCAATTACCGGACCACCGCCGAGATTCTCGCCTGGAGCCTCGGACTGCTTCGTGGCGAGACCATCGACGACATGGACGAGGGGCTCGAAGCCATCGCGGGTTGCCGCTCGGAAGTGCGCGGCAGGTACCCGTGGGTTCGTGGCTTCCCCACCAGGACAGCCGAGCTCGAACAGTTGGTGACCACGTTGCGGGAATGGATCGACACCGGCATCGCACCCGGCGAGATCGGAGTGGCAGTGCGCTCCAACAAACTCGTCGAAACGGTCGTGGCCGAACTCGGAAGGACCGGGATCCCGAGCGTGAAACTGCTCGGCGGCACGACCGACGAGGAGGAGGCGGTCGCGGTGGGCACCATGCACCGGATGAAGGGGCTGGAGTTCCGCTGCCTGGCCGTGGTCGGTGTCACCGAGCACCACGTTCCACCCGCCAGCGCGATCACACCCGTCGAGGAGGACGCCTCGGCACACCGCAGAGACACCCAGCGCGAGCGTTGCCTGCTGTTCGTCGCCTGCACCCGCGCCCGGGAACAGCTCGCCGTGTCCTGGCACGGCGGCAAAAGCCCGTTCCTACCCACCCAGGACTGA
- a CDS encoding serine/threonine-protein kinase produces the protein MAEPTVINDRYELQAVPLAKGGMGEVWAGRDTKLEREIAVKFVRFPDAEPDEELVSRFHRESRVTARLRHPGVPSIFDVGAHGDRPYLVMERVHGISVSDLIAEHGTLPLGWAAAIAAQTCSVLTAAHQEQLVHRDLKPSNLMLQPDGTVKVLDFGLAVVLDVADMSRLTRTGQHIGTPAYMAPEQIQDATSSTRSDLYSLGCVLYEALTGMRLFRGPTDYAVMNKQVGQPPVPALEHRPDIPGELDELLSELLAKEPEERPDSAYTVYRRLLPFTRDLEALPGALAAPDIPSPTRMYASVLSRVSPFDDPGRAGSDAPAHGGAADRATDGTETEIPHEGTPAQPELPEACEQSTSADSGGGRDGRNSLTRDELETAKNRADSYVQRSRYDEAAELLRSTVDSASRAFGSTDGEVIELRLEWARVLYDGSHYQRAGPVYHALATDLAQRDGIDTELVLHCRLRNASCHALGGNYSHALRAMNSLLADEQRVFGDDHPRTLDLRRQIGMLQFGAGRSEEAEATLSALLDDLLRTHDPEHSTVVKVRELLDGLPSGGG, from the coding sequence GTGGCGGAACCGACAGTGATCAATGATCGCTACGAACTCCAGGCCGTTCCGCTGGCCAAGGGCGGGATGGGGGAGGTGTGGGCGGGACGTGACACCAAGCTCGAACGAGAGATCGCCGTCAAGTTCGTCCGGTTCCCCGATGCGGAACCCGACGAGGAGCTGGTGAGCAGATTCCACCGCGAGTCCCGCGTCACCGCGCGGCTGCGGCACCCCGGTGTGCCCTCAATCTTCGACGTGGGTGCGCACGGTGATCGGCCCTACCTGGTGATGGAGCGTGTTCACGGCATCAGCGTCTCCGATCTGATCGCCGAACACGGCACGCTGCCGCTCGGCTGGGCCGCCGCCATCGCCGCGCAGACCTGCTCGGTGCTCACCGCCGCCCATCAGGAACAGCTGGTGCACCGCGACCTCAAACCCTCCAACCTGATGCTGCAACCGGACGGCACCGTCAAGGTGCTCGACTTCGGACTGGCCGTGGTACTCGACGTGGCAGACATGTCCCGGTTGACCCGCACCGGCCAACACATCGGTACTCCCGCCTACATGGCTCCGGAACAGATCCAGGACGCCACCAGCTCCACCCGCAGCGATCTCTACTCGCTGGGTTGCGTGCTCTACGAGGCGCTCACGGGGATGCGGCTTTTCCGGGGCCCCACCGACTACGCCGTGATGAACAAGCAGGTCGGCCAGCCACCGGTACCGGCACTCGAACACCGCCCGGACATCCCCGGCGAACTGGACGAGCTCCTCTCCGAGCTGCTGGCGAAGGAACCCGAGGAGCGCCCCGACAGCGCTTACACCGTCTACCGCAGGCTGCTGCCGTTCACACGAGACCTCGAAGCGCTGCCGGGAGCGCTCGCGGCGCCGGACATCCCCAGCCCGACCAGGATGTACGCCTCGGTGCTGAGTCGGGTTTCGCCGTTCGACGACCCAGGTCGGGCAGGCTCGGATGCCCCGGCCCACGGCGGTGCGGCCGATAGGGCAACGGATGGTACCGAGACGGAGATTCCGCACGAGGGGACACCGGCGCAACCGGAACTACCGGAAGCGTGCGAGCAGAGCACATCCGCTGACTCCGGCGGAGGCCGGGACGGTCGGAACTCGCTGACCCGCGACGAGTTGGAAACGGCCAAGAACCGGGCCGACTCCTACGTACAGCGCTCCCGATACGACGAGGCCGCCGAACTGCTGCGGTCCACGGTGGATTCAGCGAGCAGGGCCTTCGGCAGCACCGACGGCGAGGTCATCGAACTGCGGTTGGAGTGGGCCAGAGTGCTCTACGACGGCAGTCACTACCAGCGCGCGGGGCCCGTGTACCACGCGTTGGCCACCGACCTGGCGCAGCGCGACGGGATCGACACCGAACTCGTCCTGCACTGCCGACTGCGCAACGCGAGCTGCCACGCACTCGGCGGTAATTACAGCCACGCGCTCCGGGCCATGAACAGCCTGCTGGCCGACGAGCAGCGCGTCTTCGGTGACGACCACCCCCGAACCCTGGACCTTCGGCGCCAGATCGGGATGCTCCAGTTCGGCGCGGGCAGGTCCGAGGAAGCCGAGGCGACCCTGAGCGCGCTGCTCGACGACCTGCTCCGCACCCACGACCCCGAGCACTCCACCGTCGTCAAAGTGCGCGAACTGCTCGACGGGTTGCCGAGTGGAGGAGGATGA
- a CDS encoding DEAD/DEAH box helicase gives MPLHEPTAADDEPDAVPAIADRAVVGALARGTLSRADDTRGIADRLRSAPERLREQAREQHAELHWRAVVGRLEETPLDKLREAADSRIRLDALERAGYRDVRQVLSARPEQLRRHPGVGEKTAAEALRAAKKVSDAAARETIFRFDPDHGDAKQADLLGTLRTLETAEGAIAELGDSLESLSTELDFVRPIAGRAGSKLRMMFAGRAKKQASLRALARLEDLLQQPWVERITDAARRVHEVAGRQNATELWRDYQQRAAVYNTLLSGITGVADTSDASAQGFVTGEVEREAAAVELNTSLLDVVPRGYQAFGAKYALAREHCIIGDEMGLGKTVEALAAMAHLAASGSTHFLVVAPAGVLVNWVAETRRHTRLTARGLHGPHRDAEAEEWKRGGGVAVTTYDTLRKLTGLGLINPAMLVVDEAHLVKNPEAKRSRAVGGIAARAEHNLFLTGTPMENRVGEFKTLVSYLDPRLAEKIRVGDALMGAKAFRRTVAPVYLRRNQEDVLTELPEKLELEDWVQLGTEDGKAYREAVLAGKFQLMRRAAYAPERLADSAKLERMAEIIQESAHNGWKVVVFSYFRDVLQKVGRLPGAMRKLDGDLSATAKQELVDEFNNHPEHAVLPAQITAGGVGLNIQSASVVILAEPQLKPSTEEQAIARCHRMGQTRKVHVHRLMAKDTVDQRLAEVLQGKARLFDAYARDSAAKDSDYSAVDTEPIDQRLLHDEAIPMDQRIVRVERERLRGAERAES, from the coding sequence ATGCCATTGCACGAGCCGACCGCTGCGGACGACGAGCCGGACGCCGTTCCCGCGATCGCTGATCGTGCGGTCGTCGGCGCGCTCGCACGCGGCACGTTGTCCCGTGCCGATGACACGCGGGGCATCGCCGACCGGCTTCGTTCCGCACCGGAACGACTGCGGGAACAAGCCCGTGAGCAGCACGCTGAGCTCCACTGGCGTGCCGTCGTCGGGCGGCTGGAGGAAACCCCGCTGGACAAGTTGCGCGAGGCGGCCGACAGCAGGATCCGACTCGACGCACTGGAACGCGCCGGGTACCGCGACGTCCGACAGGTGCTGTCCGCTCGTCCCGAGCAGTTGCGTCGGCATCCCGGAGTCGGGGAGAAAACCGCCGCCGAGGCGCTCCGTGCCGCGAAAAAGGTCTCCGACGCGGCCGCACGTGAGACCATTTTCCGGTTCGATCCGGACCATGGGGATGCCAAGCAGGCGGATTTGCTGGGCACACTTCGTACGTTGGAGACGGCCGAAGGCGCTATCGCTGAGCTCGGTGACAGCCTCGAATCCCTGTCCACCGAGCTCGACTTCGTTCGGCCGATCGCCGGTAGGGCCGGCAGCAAGCTGCGGATGATGTTCGCGGGCCGCGCCAAGAAACAGGCCTCGTTGCGGGCGTTGGCCCGGCTCGAGGACCTGCTGCAACAACCGTGGGTCGAGCGGATCACCGATGCGGCGCGGCGGGTCCACGAAGTAGCCGGACGGCAGAACGCGACGGAGTTGTGGCGGGACTACCAGCAGCGTGCGGCCGTCTACAACACCCTGCTGAGTGGCATCACCGGCGTGGCGGACACCTCGGATGCCTCGGCCCAGGGCTTCGTCACCGGTGAGGTCGAACGCGAAGCCGCCGCTGTAGAACTAAACACCAGCCTGCTCGACGTCGTGCCGCGCGGCTATCAGGCCTTCGGGGCCAAGTACGCGCTGGCGCGCGAGCACTGCATCATCGGTGATGAGATGGGCTTGGGCAAAACCGTCGAAGCTCTGGCCGCGATGGCTCACCTCGCCGCGAGCGGCAGTACCCACTTCCTCGTCGTCGCTCCGGCCGGGGTGCTGGTCAACTGGGTGGCGGAGACGCGCAGACACACGCGGTTGACCGCGCGCGGCCTGCACGGGCCGCATCGCGACGCCGAGGCCGAGGAGTGGAAACGCGGCGGAGGAGTGGCGGTCACCACCTACGACACCCTGCGCAAGCTCACCGGGCTCGGCCTGATCAACCCCGCCATGCTGGTCGTCGACGAGGCACACCTGGTCAAAAACCCCGAAGCCAAACGTTCCCGGGCGGTCGGCGGGATCGCCGCCCGAGCGGAACACAACCTGTTCCTCACCGGCACACCGATGGAAAACCGCGTCGGAGAATTCAAGACGTTGGTGTCTTACCTGGACCCCCGGCTGGCCGAGAAGATCCGCGTCGGCGACGCGTTGATGGGGGCCAAGGCGTTCCGCCGCACCGTGGCACCGGTTTACCTGCGGCGCAACCAGGAGGACGTACTCACCGAACTGCCCGAGAAACTCGAACTCGAGGACTGGGTGCAACTCGGCACTGAGGACGGCAAGGCATACCGCGAAGCTGTCCTCGCCGGAAAGTTCCAGCTCATGCGTCGCGCCGCTTACGCCCCCGAAAGGCTCGCCGACTCGGCCAAGCTCGAGCGCATGGCCGAGATCATCCAGGAGTCGGCGCACAACGGCTGGAAGGTGGTTGTGTTCAGCTACTTCCGCGACGTTCTCCAGAAAGTGGGGCGACTGCCGGGGGCGATGCGCAAGCTCGACGGCGATCTCAGCGCCACCGCCAAGCAGGAGCTTGTCGACGAGTTCAACAACCACCCCGAGCACGCCGTTCTCCCGGCGCAGATCACGGCAGGGGGAGTGGGACTGAACATCCAGTCCGCCTCGGTGGTGATCCTCGCCGAACCCCAGCTCAAACCCAGCACCGAGGAACAGGCCATCGCCCGCTGCCACCGCATGGGACAGACCCGCAAGGTGCACGTACACCGGTTGATGGCCAAGGACACCGTCGACCAGCGACTGGCCGAGGTGCTGCAAGGAAAAGCGCGACTGTTCGACGCCTACGCCCGGGACAGCGCGGCCAAGGACAGCGATTACTCAGCCGTCGACACCGAACCGATCGACCAGCGGCTGTTGCACGACGAAGCGATCCCGATGGATCAGCGGATAGTGCGTGTCGAACGCGAAAGACTTCGGGGCGCAGAACGGGCGGAGTCCTGA
- a CDS encoding AAA domain-containing protein has translation MSTENDQELQELVRAKAEEWANKLVDLGTSNTLLHFKNRKTTTLDLTSTDPDALRELLNGSETRLSSLFRETDAHKDASKRIRDIRRRINAAEEEQGVEVGKVAQGLVRTEQQVRGSEPVPATRAPLLLRTLRIESRTVSENDFVLRLDDVEINQVLLYALDRKYGLDIDHERFTSAVEDQLSQHESPEEQLESVYGELAALAERQNMSIELERSVVIGLFNYEKLPMVKDLRSSTELLARHELVAALAGHRASTEAVREESTGFAPTPPDEIAPNSEYPVQDADSSQQGAINSALSDQHVLVEGPPGTGKSQTIANIIAGAAAQGKRVLFVSEKRAAIEAVTNRLAEVNLADLVFDLHQRKVDKKQLAQRLQESLQATSRQQPVEAGELHQRLAERRDSLRVSSDELHARRDPWEKSAYEVQLELLKLGEQHRTDHFFRDSTLRALDAGTVRQLEQELHQFVEAGGLRILRKESPWWQAEIRTEADLRRVTAELDELTTRTLQDGQQGMNALLRQTGLTPPTDLEGWQRVLELLDEVHNSVEAFGPEVFGTQLDDWWLATASRKQRARHGRKLGWRQRRTLLKEARRASTDGITKKWALHAKLNEIVRQRDRWRELGGGQVQPAEVVDLRQTMETFHTLRNQLTSVAMCAQLTDYESRPTEQVQEELRELAADKNTMWQMPRINELLDKFRRLGLTELLGEAARRDATGEQTWLLFRHCWLRCLFDEFKFRIPALREVNGEQRNRTVDEFQEADREHRGTSAQRVRWSVADALRRVRDDFPEETELLRKQANKKSRHLPIRRLVERAPHVLLALRPCWAMSPLVVSSTLPAERLFDLVVFDEASQIEPHDAVTSLARGRRLVVAGDDKQLPPTNFFSRMLEEPSEAAEEDEDDGDLRDYESILTTMRSLIPIQRTLRWHYRSRDERLIAFSNEEIYNNELVTFPGAQWDTPVTLDVVDGVASPGQDGSAPEEVERVVERVLEHAEFRPHESLGVITMGQKHMSRVDDAIRKALRDRPELQDFFDENNEPSRRFFVKNLERVQGDERDAIILTLGVAKRANGTVARTGFGPLNNEGGPRRLNVAVSRAKTRMTVVSSFGPHDLAPREERTGTELLRRYLEFAQNQTRIDNVGRQQPVELNGLEQDIHDALRERGIEVYPQWGYSQYRIDFALAHRDEPGRMILAVEADGDSYHRSHSVRDRDRLRQAHLENLGWRFHRVWASAWFADRQGETERIVKAWEQAMIDAEREPAPTVPDEPETPENTEDTASPEVTITRGPRPSITPGLRIADYGEEELVELCRWLLTDRLPLDRQERIEQAMRELGFKRKGSRIVERLTRAVDTAQRQADKEQS, from the coding sequence ATGTCGACCGAGAACGACCAGGAATTACAGGAACTGGTGCGCGCGAAAGCCGAGGAATGGGCGAATAAGCTCGTTGACCTCGGAACCAGCAACACGCTGCTGCACTTCAAGAACAGGAAGACGACGACTCTGGACCTGACCTCCACCGATCCCGACGCGTTGCGCGAACTGCTCAACGGTTCGGAAACACGGTTGAGTTCCCTGTTCCGGGAGACCGACGCGCACAAGGACGCGAGCAAACGGATCCGCGACATAAGGCGCAGGATCAACGCGGCCGAGGAGGAACAGGGCGTCGAGGTGGGCAAGGTCGCCCAGGGGCTGGTGCGAACCGAGCAGCAGGTACGGGGAAGCGAACCGGTTCCCGCGACGCGAGCACCGTTGCTCCTGCGCACGCTGCGGATCGAGTCCCGAACGGTCTCGGAGAACGACTTCGTGCTGCGGCTCGACGACGTCGAGATCAACCAGGTGCTGCTGTACGCCCTCGACCGGAAGTACGGCTTGGACATCGATCACGAGCGGTTCACCAGCGCCGTCGAGGATCAGTTGAGCCAGCACGAGAGTCCGGAGGAACAGCTCGAGAGCGTCTACGGGGAACTGGCCGCTCTGGCAGAGCGGCAGAACATGAGCATCGAACTCGAACGTTCGGTGGTCATCGGCCTGTTCAACTACGAGAAGCTGCCGATGGTCAAGGATCTCCGCAGCTCGACCGAGCTGCTTGCTCGGCACGAGCTCGTGGCCGCACTGGCCGGTCATCGAGCCAGCACGGAGGCGGTGCGGGAGGAGAGTACCGGTTTCGCTCCCACACCACCGGACGAGATCGCGCCGAACTCCGAATACCCGGTACAGGACGCGGACTCCTCGCAGCAGGGGGCGATCAACAGCGCCCTGTCGGACCAGCACGTGCTCGTCGAGGGGCCACCGGGTACCGGCAAGAGCCAGACGATCGCCAACATCATCGCGGGCGCCGCCGCGCAAGGAAAACGGGTGCTGTTCGTTTCCGAGAAGCGTGCGGCGATCGAGGCTGTGACGAACCGGCTCGCCGAGGTGAACCTGGCGGACCTGGTGTTCGACCTGCACCAGCGAAAGGTCGACAAGAAGCAGCTCGCGCAGCGGTTGCAGGAAAGTCTGCAGGCCACCAGCAGGCAACAACCGGTGGAAGCCGGGGAGCTGCATCAACGGTTGGCGGAGCGGCGCGATTCACTGCGCGTCTCGTCCGACGAGCTGCACGCTCGACGTGATCCCTGGGAGAAGAGCGCGTACGAGGTGCAGCTGGAGCTGCTCAAGCTCGGGGAACAGCATCGGACGGATCACTTCTTCCGTGATTCGACGCTGCGCGCGCTGGACGCGGGGACAGTACGTCAGCTGGAGCAGGAGCTGCATCAGTTCGTCGAGGCCGGTGGACTTCGGATCCTGCGCAAGGAGTCACCGTGGTGGCAGGCCGAGATCCGAACCGAAGCGGATCTCAGACGGGTGACGGCCGAGCTCGACGAACTGACCACGCGAACCTTGCAGGACGGTCAGCAGGGCATGAACGCGCTGCTGCGCCAGACCGGTCTCACGCCGCCCACCGATCTCGAGGGTTGGCAGCGCGTGCTGGAGCTGCTCGACGAGGTGCACAACAGCGTCGAAGCTTTCGGCCCGGAAGTGTTCGGCACCCAACTGGACGACTGGTGGCTCGCCACGGCGAGTCGTAAACAGCGTGCGCGACACGGCCGAAAGCTCGGTTGGCGGCAGCGCCGAACACTGCTGAAGGAGGCCAGGCGGGCTTCGACGGACGGCATCACCAAGAAGTGGGCACTGCACGCGAAATTGAACGAGATCGTACGGCAGCGTGACCGCTGGCGTGAGCTGGGCGGCGGACAGGTGCAACCAGCAGAGGTGGTGGACCTGCGGCAGACCATGGAGACCTTCCACACGCTGCGAAACCAGCTCACCTCGGTGGCGATGTGCGCGCAACTCACCGACTACGAGTCCCGCCCCACCGAGCAGGTCCAGGAGGAACTGCGCGAACTCGCCGCCGACAAGAACACGATGTGGCAGATGCCCCGGATCAACGAGCTGCTGGACAAGTTCCGCCGCCTGGGATTGACGGAGCTGCTCGGCGAAGCGGCCCGCCGCGACGCCACGGGGGAACAGACCTGGCTGCTGTTCCGGCACTGCTGGCTGCGATGCCTGTTCGACGAGTTCAAGTTCCGGATACCGGCGCTGCGGGAGGTCAACGGCGAGCAGCGGAACAGGACTGTCGACGAGTTCCAGGAGGCCGACCGGGAACACCGTGGAACCTCGGCGCAGCGTGTGCGGTGGTCGGTGGCCGACGCGCTGCGCCGGGTGCGCGACGACTTTCCGGAGGAGACCGAACTACTGCGGAAGCAGGCGAACAAGAAGTCCCGGCACCTGCCGATCCGGCGACTGGTCGAGCGTGCCCCGCACGTACTGCTGGCACTACGGCCGTGCTGGGCGATGTCTCCACTGGTTGTCAGCAGCACGCTGCCCGCCGAGCGACTGTTCGATCTTGTCGTGTTCGACGAGGCGAGCCAGATCGAACCGCACGACGCGGTCACCTCACTCGCCCGTGGTCGCAGACTCGTGGTCGCCGGGGACGACAAGCAGTTGCCACCGACGAACTTCTTCAGCCGGATGCTCGAAGAACCCTCCGAGGCAGCGGAGGAGGATGAGGACGACGGCGATCTGCGGGACTACGAGTCCATCCTGACGACGATGCGTTCGCTGATCCCGATCCAGCGAACGCTGCGGTGGCACTACCGGAGCCGGGACGAACGGCTCATCGCCTTCTCCAACGAGGAGATCTACAACAACGAGCTGGTGACCTTTCCGGGGGCCCAGTGGGACACCCCGGTCACTCTCGACGTGGTCGACGGGGTCGCCTCGCCGGGCCAGGACGGCTCGGCCCCGGAGGAGGTCGAACGCGTCGTCGAACGGGTGTTGGAACACGCCGAGTTCCGCCCGCACGAAAGCCTCGGGGTGATCACCATGGGGCAGAAGCACATGAGCCGCGTGGACGACGCCATCCGAAAGGCACTGCGGGACCGGCCGGAGCTGCAGGACTTCTTCGACGAGAACAACGAACCCAGCAGGCGCTTCTTCGTCAAGAACCTCGAACGCGTCCAGGGCGACGAACGTGACGCGATCATCCTGACGCTGGGGGTGGCCAAGCGGGCCAACGGCACCGTGGCACGGACCGGTTTCGGTCCGCTCAACAACGAGGGAGGGCCCCGCCGACTGAACGTGGCGGTCAGCCGCGCCAAGACGAGAATGACGGTGGTCAGTTCCTTCGGCCCCCACGATCTGGCACCTCGTGAGGAACGAACCGGCACCGAGCTGCTCCGTCGCTACCTGGAGTTCGCCCAGAACCAGACGCGGATCGACAACGTGGGAAGACAACAGCCGGTCGAGTTGAACGGGCTGGAGCAGGACATCCACGACGCACTGCGCGAACGCGGGATCGAGGTCTACCCGCAGTGGGGGTATTCCCAGTACCGCATCGACTTCGCCCTGGCGCACCGCGACGAGCCGGGCCGGATGATCCTGGCCGTCGAAGCCGACGGCGACAGTTATCACAGATCGCACAGCGTCCGGGACCGGGATCGGTTGCGACAGGCCCATCTGGAGAACCTCGGCTGGCGGTTCCACCGGGTGTGGGCCTCGGCCTGGTTCGCCGACCGGCAGGGCGAGACCGAACGCATCGTCAAGGCCTGGGAACAGGCCATGATCGATGCCGAGCGCGAGCCCGCGCCTACCGTTCCCGACGAACCCGAGACACCGGAGAACACCGAGGACACCGCGTCCCCCGAGGTCACCATCACTCGTGGCCCGCGTCCTTCGATCACACCCGGATTGCGGATAGCGGATTACGGCGAGGAAGAGCTCGTCGAACTCTGCCGCTGGCTGCTGACAGACCGGCTGCCCCTCGACCGACAGGAGCGGATCGAGCAGGCGATGCGCGAGCTCGGTTTCAAACGCAAGGGTTCACGCATCGTGGAGCGACTGACCAGAGCCGTCGACACCGCACAGCGACAGGCCGACAAGGAGCAGAGTTGA
- the drmC gene encoding DISARM system phospholipase D-like protein DrmC, producing the protein MTGEPSDLESVAAEALPRLGATALRTLADRIQAGWPEQAVLAGPGEEYTEIARAVLDARAAAGRSAEETAGFLRGLAAGYNRRAAEISVEPVWSGPGTHPVPVRATARVLVELIERASHELMLMTYSARPHEQLRRALREAAERGVAVTVVVETLRGARGALGGPEPAEAFAGVGGIELWHWPPQQRTERNSRTHAKIAVADRRELLVSSANLTQSGVDRNIEAGLRVRGGTAPERAAEHLTELKTRGVLERLAETRQQEGG; encoded by the coding sequence ATGACCGGCGAACCGTCCGATCTGGAGAGCGTCGCGGCCGAGGCGTTACCCCGCCTCGGCGCGACCGCGCTGCGCACGCTGGCCGACCGCATCCAGGCGGGCTGGCCGGAGCAGGCCGTGCTGGCCGGGCCGGGTGAGGAGTACACCGAGATCGCGCGGGCCGTCCTCGACGCGCGGGCCGCGGCGGGACGCTCGGCCGAGGAGACCGCGGGGTTCCTGCGCGGGCTGGCCGCCGGTTACAACCGCCGTGCAGCGGAGATCTCGGTCGAACCGGTCTGGAGCGGTCCCGGCACCCACCCCGTGCCGGTGCGCGCCACCGCGCGGGTGCTGGTCGAACTCATCGAGCGGGCCAGCCACGAGCTGATGCTGATGACCTACTCGGCACGGCCGCACGAGCAGCTGCGGCGGGCGCTGCGCGAGGCGGCCGAGCGGGGAGTGGCCGTCACGGTCGTCGTGGAGACCCTGCGGGGCGCGCGGGGCGCGCTCGGTGGCCCCGAACCGGCCGAGGCCTTCGCCGGTGTCGGCGGCATCGAATTGTGGCACTGGCCGCCGCAGCAGCGCACCGAGCGCAACTCCAGGACCCACGCCAAGATCGCGGTCGCCGATCGGCGCGAACTGCTGGTCTCCAGCGCCAACCTCACCCAGTCCGGGGTGGACCGCAACATCGAGGCGGGCCTGCGGGTGCGCGGCGGGACCGCCCCGGAGCGCGCCGCCGAGCACCTCACCGAACTCAAGACCAGGGGAGTCCTAGAACGGCTGGCGGAGACGCGGCAGCAAGAGGGCGGGTGA